A stretch of Aedes aegypti strain LVP_AGWG chromosome 2, AaegL5.0 Primary Assembly, whole genome shotgun sequence DNA encodes these proteins:
- the LOC5570355 gene encoding amphoterin-induced protein 2 — MTTQRRWHCSTSSRSKSTTMAPQPDIISTGRTKSHSHRTKTSTSSISSIISSGAFAVVLILLTTCIVRTGAERSCPAVCQCKWKGGKQAVECIDKQLIFIPTHIDHTTQVLDMSGNNLQILPKEVFSKANLLNLQKLFLRNCRIGQIDDGAFAGLTNLVEVDLSLNLLTAVPTAAFQFIPSLRDLTLARNHIQKIESHAFRNVTSLTKLDLAYCEIQTIAPQAFEGLTSLHALKLNGNQLSELRPKTIETLNKLHGVELHENPWVCDCRLRAAKVWLTENKIPYTIPPVCAGGPERIIGKSFYELQVDDFACKPEMLPVRRYIQAFSGENASIECRTSAVPSANVNWYWNGKLLHNNSQFSSHQRVYVYEQGNFEKRSRLVLTNAQETDSNEFYCVVENRAGTAEANFTLHVVVRDIGFAIENKQIIGLSAALVILILFILLIILFLLVRLRRIPMPDTKTPNQVEVITSVSPSSNVNGKVSTPINDVHSPDRKNSGDLKCANPVQKPPRLTDLPYSTSHYDAGGSLIASGNCFVSPTHSSAGNNPDLINDTKRLGSISDLANSGGGPGLLDNTTAINSAANASLSANVVSALNTLSLMDPIERPGSGEYSRAGCDSLYPSGLWETHSSNLTSALEQTSDMLLARASGPTIASGGYTAYSDKIPIIGANNNMMNLDDETSSVDYLSRTFPRTHFGGSGTIGGGGSSSGSSVAGAVGGIPTAATIGGSNATSGGGYPSDYGLPIVPGAEQLHNKLSSIQPAHHGSTGSMPMNAKTLRVWQKGGVPVLPPVTALKRALSNSRNSPDEGYQEGCGTDV, encoded by the coding sequence ATGACCACACAACGACGGTGGCACTGCAGCACTTCTAGCAGGAGTAAATCGACGACTATGGCACCACAGCCGGACATCATTAGCACAGGCCGGACGAAATCGCACTCTCATCGTACGAAAACATCAACATCCTCAATCTCGTCCATCATCTCAAGTGGTGCTTTTGCGGTGGTACTGATTCTGCTGACCACATGCATTGTCCGGACGGGTGCCGAACGAAGTTGTCCAGCAGTGTGCCAATGCAAGTGGAAAGGCGGAAAACAGGCGGTAGAATGTATCGATAAGCAACTAATTTTCATTCCAACCCATATTGACCACACCACGCAGGTACTCGATATGTCCGGCAACAATCTGCAGATTCTGCCCAAGGAAGTTTTTAGCAAAGCAAATCTGCTAAATCTCCAAAAACTGTTCTTGCGAAATTGTCGCATCGGGCAGATTGACGATGGTGCTTTCGCTGGGTTGACAAATCTGGTTGAAGTGGATCTGTCACTCAACCTGCTTACGGCAGTTCCCACGGCAGCATTTCAATTCATACCATCACTCAGAGATCTAACGCTTGCTCGGAATCACATACAGAAAATCGAATCGCACGCTTTTAGAAACGTTACCAGCCTTACCAAGCTGGACCTGGCATACTGTGAGATTCAAACCATCGCACCGCAAGCATTTGAAGGGCTGACCTCACTTCACGCACTCAAACTCAACGGTAATCAGTTATCAGAACTACGGCCTAAAACAATCGAAACACTGAATAAACTCCACGGAGTTGAGCTACACGAAAATCCGTGGGTTTGTGACTGTAGATTACGAGCAGCCAAGGTTTGGCTGACTGAAAATAAGATCCCTTACACAATTCCTCCAGTGTGCGCAGGAGGACCTGAACGTATCATTGGAAAATCATTCTACGAACTCCAGGTAGATGATTTTGCTTGCAAACCGGAGATGCTTCCAGTTCGAAGATATATTCAAGCTTTTTCCGGTGAAAATGCAAGCATCGAGTGCAGAACTAGTGCCGTTCCATCTGCCAACGTCAATTGGTACTGGAACGGAAAGCTGCTGCATAACAATTCGCAGTTCAGCTCTCATCAGAGAGTATACGTATACGAGCAAGGTAACTTTGAAAAGCGTAGCCGTCTGGTACTAACCAACGCCCAAGAAACGGACTCAAATGAGTTTTATTGTGTAGTAGAGAACCGAGCCGGAACTGCCGAAGCAAACTTTACCCTGCATGTGGTAGTGCGCGATATTGGCTTCGCGATCGAAAATAAGCAAATTATTGGCCTGAGTGCAGCCTtggtgatcctgatattattcATACTGTTGATTATACTATTCCTGTTGGTACGGCTGCGGCGAATACCGATGCCGGACACGAAAACTCCGAATCAGGTCGAGGTGATCACTTCTGTAAGTCCTTCTAGTAATGTAAATGGCAAGGTGAGCACACCTATTAATGATGTCCATTCTCCAGATCGAAAAAACTCCGGCGATCTAAAGTGCGCCAATCCAGTGCAGAAACCTCCTCGGTTGACTGATCTGCCCTACTCGACGTCCCATTACGACGCCGGTGGCAGTTTGATCGCTTCCGGAAACTGTTTCGTGTCGCCAACACATTCGTCCGCTGGGAATAACCCAGATTTGATCAACGACACGAAACGCCTCGGCAGTATTAGCGATCTGGCCAATTCTGGTGGAGGGCCGGGACTGCTCGACAACACTACCGCCATCAACAGTGCCGCAAATGCATCTCTTTCGGCCAACGTAGTTAGTGCGCTCAATACTCTTTCGTTGATGGACCCCATCGAGCGACCTGGCAGTGGCGAATACAGTCGAGCTGGCTGTGATTCACTGTATCCGTCCGGTCTTTGGGAAACGCACAGCTCCAATCTTACGTCAGCTCTGGAGCAAACTAGTGATATGCTGCTAGCGCGAGCTTCCGGTCCCACGATTGCTAGCGGAGGCTACACAGCATATTCGGACAAGATTCCCATCATTGGTGCTAATAACAATATGATGAACTTGGACGACGAAACTTCATCGGTGGACTATCTGAGTCGGACGTTTCCGCGGACGCACTTTGGTGGCAGTGGAACCATCGGCGGAGGAGGAAGCAGCAGTGGGTCCAGTGTGGCAGGTGCAGTAGGAGGAATCCCCACAGCTGCCACTATCGGTGGTTCCAACGCTACCAGCGGCGGTGGATATCCTTCTGACTACGGACTGCCGATCGTTCCGGGAGCCGAGCAGTTGCACAACAAACTCAGCAGTATACAGCCGGCACATCATGGCAGCACCGGGAGCATGCCGATGAACGCGAAGACGCTCCGAGTGTGGCAAAAAGGCGGCGTACCGGTGCTGCCACCAGTGACGGCCTTGAAACGTGCATTATCCAATAGTCGGAACTCCCCAGACGAGGGCTACCAGGAAGGATGCGGTACTGATGTGtag